One part of the Sphingopyxis sp. PAMC25046 genome encodes these proteins:
- a CDS encoding SRPBCC domain-containing protein gives MTVTNAAFTIERVLNAKPERVFAAYKSLEAKSAWFKAPSDIETLDRELDFRVGGKERFHARWPSGLVTDFQAVYHDIVENERIVLVYDLFHNGDKLSVSLQTLELNAEGAQTRLLHTEQASYFSGGIEAASGREHGTAWHIDNLVAVIEGREARAFA, from the coding sequence ATGACCGTTACCAATGCTGCCTTCACAATCGAGCGGGTACTGAACGCCAAGCCCGAACGCGTGTTTGCCGCTTACAAAAGTCTCGAAGCCAAGAGCGCGTGGTTCAAGGCGCCCTCTGATATCGAGACACTGGATCGCGAGCTCGACTTCCGGGTTGGTGGAAAAGAACGCTTTCATGCGCGCTGGCCGAGCGGTCTCGTCACTGACTTTCAGGCGGTCTATCATGACATCGTCGAAAACGAGCGGATCGTGCTTGTCTACGATCTATTCCACAATGGCGACAAATTGTCGGTCTCCCTCCAGACCCTCGAACTCAACGCCGAGGGTGCCCAAACGCGGCTGCTTCATACCGAGCAAGCCTCCTATTTTTCCGGCGGCATAGAAGCGGCGAGCGGCCGCGAACACGGCACCGCCTGGCATATCGATAATCTGGTCGCCGTCATCGAAGGCCGCGAAGCGAGGGCCTTTGCATGA